CCGAGATCCCGTGCCCGGTCGCGCGGACGATGGGGACGGCGCCGACCACAGCGGTCCATACGGCGCTTCGGCTCGCCAAGCTTGGGCATGTCGTCAGCACGGCGCTGAAGCGCAGTGAGCGCTTCGGTGAAGGTCCGGAGGTCGCGCGAGCGAGCGGGCGCGACCTCCGGCGTCGAGGCCGCTGGCTCAGCGCATGACCTCGTAGCGCGTCACCACCACGCCGACGTCGTGCACCTTGCTCGAGCGATGCCTCAGCGGCACGGACTTTCCGAGCCCCATCGTGAGAGGGATTCCGCTGCCGAGCAGCACCGGACTAATTTTGACGATCAGCTCGTCGACCGCGCCGGCATCGAACAGCGTGCGGGCGAGGCGGCCGCCCCCGCAAAGGTAAATCGGTGAGCCTTCTCGTAGCTTGAGCGCTTCAATCACGCCGACGGGATCTTCGCGCGTGAAGCGCACCCGTGGATGGGGGGGCGCGTCCGCGAGCCCGCCGAACACGACCGTCTCGGCCCACGGATAGGGATCGGTGACCCCGAAGCGCAGACCGAACTCGTACGTGCGTCGTCCCATCACGATCGTGTCGTAGGTTTTGAGGGCGTCGACGTACTCGGTGACGTGGTCGCCTTGGTTGGTGAGCGCATCCACGCTGTGGTGCTCGTCGGCGATGAAACCGTCGACCGTGGTCGCGACGTAGTACACGAGCTTTCTCATGAGCGAATCTCCATGGAGCAGGCGTGATGGCGCTGCTCGCGTTGCTTCGAGCCAAGTGGGTTGGGTCGGTCAGCGGGAGTCGGTCATGCGGGCGCAGCATTTGCCGCGCCACTTCACCGTATGAGCGAGCACTGCGAGCGTCAAGTCGGCGCGGGCAGCCGTTGTAGAGGGGCTTCAATGTGAGTCACGGGTGAACCCCTTTCGATGGCGGTTACGAACCGCCCGTTCTTTGTCGCGATCGCGCCCAAGCAATCTCCACGGCTTGCGCGCCGACCCTCCGTAGCGCCGGGTCACTGATCTGCCGCTACGGAGAACCTCCGTAGCCGTGGGTCACTTGCTCCGGAGCCGCGGGTCACTTTCTCTCCGAGAGTCTGCCCCGGAGGCTCGCCTCGGCGCGCCCAAACCGAGCACTCGCATGCGCCCTACACGGACCGCCTGCTCTTTGTGGAGAGCGCGGCGAGAGCCACACCCCGCGAATTCCAGCGCGTCGTGCGCGTTCACGACCTCCGGACGCGGGCCTGGGTCGCGTCACCAAAGTCCGTAAACGCTATCGAGTGGCGCCCCATACGATAACGGTTACGAACCGCTCTTTGTCTTGATGGGAACTGCCCCAGACAAAGAGCCACGCGCTCGGCCACGGGAGTGGCTCCGTCGAGGTGGTCCGCCGCGATGCCCGCCGCGCGGAACCGGTCAGCGATGTGGCGCGAGTGCTCGACCGAGACCGCGAAGGCGACGGTGCGCACGCCGTTGGCGTGGCTCTTCCAATGCTGCATCGAGATCGCCGACGAGCGACGTCGTGTTCACCGCACCGGCGAGCGCGCGCTCGTCGTAGTCGCCACCGCGAACGCGGACCTTGGAGAGGTCCGGCAGCGTCGGGACCGTGAAGACCGACAAAGAAACACCGTGGTTCTCTGGAGATAGCTCCGAATCTCCATGGAGACGAGTTCGTGCTCGGTTCGCGGGCTTGGCGAGGTCTACGAGGACA
The DNA window shown above is from Myxococcales bacterium and carries:
- a CDS encoding dihydrofolate reductase produces the protein MRKLVYYVATTVDGFIADEHHSVDALTNQGDHVTEYVDALKTYDTIVMGRRTYEFGLRFGVTDPYPWAETVVFGGLADAPPHPRVRFTREDPVGVIEALKLREGSPIYLCGGGRLARTLFDAGAVDELIVKISPVLLGSGIPLTMGLGKSVPLRHRSSKVHDVGVVVTRYEVMR